The genomic region TCAGTTTAATAGAACCAGACCATGGTACTAATTTAATTGCTCGAGACACAGAATATTTAATTGATAGGTTGAAACATGGTTGTATCGCTGATAAAATTGAACTTGGTGGTCAGCATTTTGCTTCTTTAAGAACTAATTTGACCAGGAATATCCAATAAATAACTCAACGCACCCCATCTAAGTATAAGACTATAGATGGGTACTCAATTCAATAAGCAACTAGGAGAATAGAAATAGTATAAGCTATTGTTGAACTACTACAGGTGTACCTACACTAGCCCAGTTAAATATTAACTTAGCACGGTTAGGAGGGAGATTTATACAACCATGACTTACCGGTGTACCAAAACGTTTATGCCAGTATGCTCCATGAATAGCATAACTACCATGATAATATAGAGTATAGGGCACATTGCTAATATCATATCCCCTACCCCGCATGCGAGTAGTTTTATGTTTACTTTGAATCCTGAATCTACCCACAGGAGTGGGAGTTGACTTTTTACCAGAGGAAATTTTAACTGTGTAGACGCGTCTTTTGCCTTCCCAAGCAGTTAATTTTTGCTGTGACAGGTCCACCTGAATCCATCGCTCCGGAGATTTTTTAGGGATGGCTATAGCAATATTCTGAGATGGTTTGTTTACCAGAGCTTTATCTGGTAAAGGAGTAAGAACACCAATGATCAAGGTCAATAGTATTATCCTTAACCTATTTACCCATTGGAGATCATGTAGCTTGGACTTTTTCCTATTCATGGGATGGTCCTCCATTTTGTAGAATTGTCATTCTTTACCCAGAATGCATTAATTTGTGCTTTACATATATTTGAGTTAACCTTTTGAAAACTGTTTGTAACCCCATTCCCCCCAAGCTAATACTAGACTAATGCTCCTCAGATTAAACTGCTGCTAGTTCAGGGTATATGCGATCAACTTTGCTCTCTTCTATATCCCTAGCATAAATTTCGCAGGAATTGTTGGGACTTTCAATTAGTTTAACCTTGTGCAATTTTGCTCCTAATTCCTCAATGGGCGATCGCACTACATTGGTAATATAAACAGCAATATTTTCTGCAGTTGGTACAACCTCAGTAAAATAGGGGAGGTCTTGATTTAAGAAACTATGATCCATAGGTTCAATGACATAATGTTGAATTATCTGATTTAATCCCACCAAATCAACACTCATTCCCGTAACTGGATCTATCTCCCCTTGAACCGTCACTTCCAAATAATAATTGTGTCCGTGACCATTAATGCGAGAGCATTTGCCATAAATAGTCTGATTTTTCTCCAAACTAAGGGTAGGATCGGCCAACCGGTGTGCTGCGCTAAAACCCGTAGCTACACTGAAAAATATTTCTGAGTCCTTACCTTCATACTCTACCCACAAGTGGTCACTTTCAAATAATTTTACCCGGGACAATTTCACCCCCAGTTGACTAATGGGGAATTGCAGCAAATCACTCATGTATCGGGCAATATTTTCCGTAGTAGGAACTATATGGGATGTAGAAAAGTAGGGAATATCTTCATTAATACAGGAATGGTCAAATAATTCCAGGATCTCCCGTTCTACAATTTCATGTAAACAGCCAAGGTCCACAATCATTCCCGTACGTCCATCCATTTCTCCTTCCACAGTCACTTCTAAATGATAATTATGTCCATGGGTACGGGTACATTTGCCATATTTTTCTGCACTTAGATTGGGTGCTAACCGATGTGCAGCGCTGAAATGACTTCTCACGGTTAAGGAACTTTTTTCCCCTTCATATTCTGTCCACAGTTGGGGATGTTCAAATAGCTGCACGCGCACCAAGGGTAAATGAGGTGCCAGACGGTTCCAAATTACCCTAGCAATATTCTCCGTGGTGGGTAGGGTGGCTTGAAATTCCTCCCACACCTCATTGAGGTAAGAAAAGTCCAGCTCGCTGGTAACTTCACTCTTAATTACCTGTTTCACATCAGATAGATTAAGTACCATTCCATATTCATCCAGTTCACCCGACATGGAAATGAATAGCACGTAATTATGTCCATGTCCAGGAAATTTCGCACACGGATCAAATTTTTCCACATTTTGCGCTTCACCAAGTTCTGGCAACCAATACCGACGACTTGCCGAAAATTGGGCGCGCCTATTTATGATACATTCCATGATTGCACTAAGAACGGATTTTAATATTTCTTTATCTTTGACTGCTTTCAGTGTAGTCTAATTTGTTGCAGGTTGACAACTTACCAAGAAAAAGGGTAGGACTTTATTCCTACCCTGCATATAACCATTAAATATCTTAGGTGACTAACCTAACAATGCTTGAGCTTTAGCTACCACATTGTCAACGGTAAATCCAAATTTCTCCAGACAAATGCCACCTGGCGCAGAAGCACCAAATCTGTCAATACTAACAGCATCACCTTCAATTCCAATATATTTGTGCCAGCCAAAACTGCTTCCAGCTTCTACAGCGAGACGCTTGGTTACTGCTTTTGGTAGTACAGACTCTTTATAGGAACTATCTTGCTCTTCAAACAAGTCTGTAGAAGGCATAGAAACTACGCGCACCTTCTTACCTGTAGCAGTTAGTTTTTCAGCAGCACCTACACAGAGACTTAACTCTGAACCTGTGCCAATAAGGATGATATCTGGTGTACCTTGAGAATCTAGAATGATATAACCACCCTTAGTCACACCCTCCACGGATGTACCTGCTAAGTTGGGAACATTTTGTCTAGTGAAAGCCAACAGGGTAGGAGCATTTTGCTTAGCTCTGGTAATAGCTACGGTATAAGCTCCAGAAGATTCATTGCCATCAGCAGGACGAATCACTGTCAGGTTAGGAATCGCACGCAGAGAAGCTAAGGTTTCAATCGGTTGGTGGGTTGGACCATCTTCTCCCTGACCAATGGAGTCGTGAGTCATCACCCAAATTACTCCAGCTTCAGACAAAGCAGACAAGCGAATAGCAGCCCGCATATAGTCAGTGAATATTAGGAAAGTCGCACCATAAGGAATCAAACCTGAGCCATGTAAAGCCATACCATTACAGATGGCACCCATAGCATGTTCTCTGACCCCGAAGTGAATATTACGGTTTTGGAATTGACCCTTTTGGAAGTCTCCTTCACCCTTAATTTCCGTTAGGTTGGAGTGGGTGAGGTCAGCAGAACCACCAATCAGTTCTGGTAAAACCCCAGCCAATTTATTCAGACAGGTTTCCGAATGTTTCCGGGTGGGTAATGCTTTGTCTGCTGCTGTGTAGGTGGGGAGAACTTGATTCCAACCATCGGGCAATTTACCACTGAGCAGACGTTCAAATTCCGCTGCTTCTTGGGGGTATTTAGCTTTGTAGTCGGCAAAAGCCTTATTCCACTCCTTCTCATAATCAGCACCACGACCTACTGCTTTACCTAGGTGACTAATTACATCTTGGGGAACCACAAAAGGTTCATATTCCCAACCTAGGTTTTTGCGGGTTAAAGCTACTTCATCACCACCCAAAGCCGCACCATGAACACCCGCTGTATTGGCCTTGTTAGGGGAACCATAACCAATGGTAGTTGTTACCTTAATCATGGTTGGTTTGTCCTTAACCGCTTTTGCTGCTTCTATAGCTGATGCGATCGCATTTATGTCGGTATTACCATTTTCCACATGGAGCACGTGCCATCCATAAGCTTCAAAACGTTTGGACACATCTTCAGTAAAAGCCACATCTGTAGAACCATCGATGGAGATATGGTTATCGTCATAGAGAGCAATTAGCTTACCCAATCCGTAGTGACCAGCCAAGGAAGCTGCCTCACCGGACACACCTTCCATATTACATCCATCACCAAGAATAACATAAGTGTAGTGGTCTACAATAGTGGATCCGGGTTTGTTAAATTTAGCAGCTAGGTGAGCTTCCGCCATAGCCAAACCAACCGCATTAGCAATTCCCTGACCCAAAGGACCAGTAGTTACCTCTACACCTGGTGTTTCAAAATTTTCTGGATGTCCAGGAGTTCTAGAACCCCATTGACGAAATTGTTTAATATCCTCAATGGTGACGCTATCATAACCTGTAAGATACAGCATAGCATACTGCAACATACAACCATGACCAGCGGATAAGACAAAACGATCCCTATTAAACCAGCGAGGATTTTTAGGGTTGTAGCGCATGAACTTATCCCACAGCACGAAAGCCATAGGAGCAGCTCCCATGGGGAGTCCAGGGTGTCCAGACTTAGATTTTTCTATAGCATCAACAGCTAAGAAACGAATTGAGTTAATACAAAGTTCTTCGAGGGATTGGGTTACAACAGCCATAATCTCTTGTTTTTAAGGATGGGTGAGGAATTTTTGATAGCTTGGCTTTTTGCCTGGGGGACATTATTTAATGATCCCAGCACTTATATCATCCCATTTTGGCTGTAGATGGACAAGCGGGATCTGATGAGTTTTTAGTAGTTCTTGGTGATGAATCTGAGCTGGGTTGCAAGGAGGGGGGTGAGTAAGTATATAGTTAGTCTCAACTTTCCACTCCCCCCATATTACCTAATGGTACTTCCTAAAAGCAATAGTCACATTATGACCGCCAAAACCAAAGGAGTTAGATAGGGCCACTTCCACCCTTACTTCACGGCTTTTATGGGGTACATAATCTAAATCACAACTTGGATCTGGATTATCCAAGTGTATTGTAGGGGGGACATGATCCTTGGCGATCGCCAGAATTGTAGCCACAGCTTCGATTCCTCCCGAACCACCCAATAGATGACCGGTCATAGATTTAGTGGAACTAATTGGGATATTATAAGCATAATCACCCAAAGCCTTTTTAATAGCTGCAGTTTCTGTGACATCATTAGCTGAGGTGCTAGTACCATGAGCATTGATATAACTAATCATAGCTGGTGTTAGTTCACCATCTCTCATGGCCAATTCCATAGCCCTAGCAGCACCTGAACCACCTGGTACGGGAGAGGTAATATGATAAGCATCACAGGTCATGCCATAACCTACCATTTCCCCATAGATTCGCGCCCCTCTAGTCAAAGCATGTTCCAACTCTTCCAGAATTAGAATTCCTGAACCTTCCCCCATTACAAACCCATCCCTATCCCGATCAAATGGACGACAGGCTGTTTCAGGATCATTTTTAGTAGATAAAGCCCTAGCAGCAGCAAATCCAGCCACAGAAAGAGGTGTAATTGCCGCCTCCGTACCCCCACAAATCATTGCTTGGGCATATCCATTTTGAATAATCCGAAAAGCATCGCCAATAGCGTTAGACCCAGCAGCACAAGCGGTAACCGCACAGGAATTGGGACCTTTAGCACCCGTATGGATTGCTGTTAATCCTGCGGCCATATTAGCAATCATCATCGGGATCATAAATGGACTACACCGATCTGGACCTTTATTCAGGTATACAGTCTGCTGATCCTCCAACACCTTAATTCCCCCCACGCCCGAACCGATCATGACACCTATATGTTCGGCATT from Cylindrospermopsis curvispora GIHE-G1 harbors:
- the fabF gene encoding beta-ketoacyl-ACP synthase II, with the protein product MTDYKRKRVVVTGVGAITPIGKTPWEYWEGLLDGRNGIDYITAFDPSKHDCRIAGEVKKFDPCDYMEKKEAKRTDRFAQFGIAAAKQALSDAQLVINELNAEHIGVMIGSGVGGIKVLEDQQTVYLNKGPDRCSPFMIPMMIANMAAGLTAIHTGAKGPNSCAVTACAAGSNAIGDAFRIIQNGYAQAMICGGTEAAITPLSVAGFAAARALSTKNDPETACRPFDRDRDGFVMGEGSGILILEELEHALTRGARIYGEMVGYGMTCDAYHITSPVPGGSGAARAMELAMRDGELTPAMISYINAHGTSTSANDVTETAAIKKALGDYAYNIPISSTKSMTGHLLGGSGGIEAVATILAIAKDHVPPTIHLDNPDPSCDLDYVPHKSREVRVEVALSNSFGFGGHNVTIAFRKYH
- a CDS encoding 6-pyruvoyl trahydropterin synthase family protein, which gives rise to MADPTLSLEKNQTIYGKCSRINGHGHNYYLEVTVQGEIDPVTGMSVDLVGLNQIIQHYVIEPMDHSFLNQDLPYFTEVVPTAENIAVYITNVVRSPIEELGAKLHKVKLIESPNNSCEIYARDIEESKVDRIYPELAAV
- the tkt gene encoding transketolase, giving the protein MAVVTQSLEELCINSIRFLAVDAIEKSKSGHPGLPMGAAPMAFVLWDKFMRYNPKNPRWFNRDRFVLSAGHGCMLQYAMLYLTGYDSVTIEDIKQFRQWGSRTPGHPENFETPGVEVTTGPLGQGIANAVGLAMAEAHLAAKFNKPGSTIVDHYTYVILGDGCNMEGVSGEAASLAGHYGLGKLIALYDDNHISIDGSTDVAFTEDVSKRFEAYGWHVLHVENGNTDINAIASAIEAAKAVKDKPTMIKVTTTIGYGSPNKANTAGVHGAALGGDEVALTRKNLGWEYEPFVVPQDVISHLGKAVGRGADYEKEWNKAFADYKAKYPQEAAEFERLLSGKLPDGWNQVLPTYTAADKALPTRKHSETCLNKLAGVLPELIGGSADLTHSNLTEIKGEGDFQKGQFQNRNIHFGVREHAMGAICNGMALHGSGLIPYGATFLIFTDYMRAAIRLSALSEAGVIWVMTHDSIGQGEDGPTHQPIETLASLRAIPNLTVIRPADGNESSGAYTVAITRAKQNAPTLLAFTRQNVPNLAGTSVEGVTKGGYIILDSQGTPDIILIGTGSELSLCVGAAEKLTATGKKVRVVSMPSTDLFEEQDSSYKESVLPKAVTKRLAVEAGSSFGWHKYIGIEGDAVSIDRFGASAPGGICLEKFGFTVDNVVAKAQALLG
- a CDS encoding L,D-transpeptidase, which translates into the protein MNRKKSKLHDLQWVNRLRIILLTLIIGVLTPLPDKALVNKPSQNIAIAIPKKSPERWIQVDLSQQKLTAWEGKRRVYTVKISSGKKSTPTPVGRFRIQSKHKTTRMRGRGYDISNVPYTLYYHGSYAIHGAYWHKRFGTPVSHGCINLPPNRAKLIFNWASVGTPVVVQQ